Proteins encoded in a region of the Anopheles aquasalis chromosome 2, idAnoAquaMG_Q_19, whole genome shotgun sequence genome:
- the LOC126580998 gene encoding protein arginine N-methyltransferase 5, protein MDKNQKNPRVSVSHYLDTAGDLKVEIERAGKCNFSAIVVPVVHWRFDREFARDPLRSKHGQFTRSDLLLSSGDWMNKVICRVSDSTALDAPIERVRRQAEQTLLQEMSFAQHLAHQGYLYTKLGGSNCTNFARTIVSCLSRIMLVEVPLTNPKATQHTWRSDVNGEDPPVVEDTWNWWNTFRSHADYNPNLKVALELTADVPRKPEMYRWLGEPVDAVVLPASIFLTNVRNYPVLSKAHQSIVTMLYRTFLCHFIVKANSSDGHLAHYVDYIKHIVETNYVSEPMQGYDDVLEIPLQPLYDNLDSNTYEIFELDPVKYIRYQDAIEQALRDRVPDEKVAETEAKPTIIMVVGGGRGPLVRAALNASVKAKRPVKVYVIEKNPNAIVTLTALIEEMWKDRNVELISTDMREFSPPEKADILVSELLGSFGDNELSPECLDGAQKHLKDDGVSIPCKSTSYLCPCMSTKVYNQVRSLERVGHLKDRVVSSRHMEQMYVAYLKNVYHIADPQALFEFVHPNRSVDPIDNSRYRVLRFKASLDCVLNGFQGHFDTVLYKDIQLSIHPFTHDVGLVSWFSMFIPLTEPVQVKAGDEIVIHIWRCVASHKVWYEWSLASPTVTHVHNINGRGHPIWK, encoded by the coding sequence ATGGACAAAAACCAGAAGAACCCTCGTGTGTCCGTGTCGCACTATCTGGACACGGCCGGTGACCTGAAGGTGGAGATCGAGCGTGCCGGAAAGTGTAACTTTAGCGCAATCGTTGTTCCGGTCGTTCACTGGCGGTTCGATCGGGAGTTTGCTCGGGATCCGCTACGCTCCAAGCATGGCCAGTTTACGCGCTCGGACTTGCTGCTTTCATCGGGTGATTGGATGAACAAGGTGATCTGTCGTGTGTCCGATTCCACGGCACTGGATGCACCCATCGAAAGGGTACGCCGGCAAGCGGAACAGACGCTGCTGCAGGAGATGTCCTTTGCCCAGCATCTGGCGCACCAGGGATATCTGTACACGAAGCTGGGCGGATCGAACTGCACCAACTTTGCCCGTACCATCGTGTCGTGCCTTTCGCGCATCATGCTGGTCGAGGTGCCGCTAACGAACCCCAAGGCCACCCAGCACACCTGGCGCAGCGATGTGAACGGAGAGGATCCGCCGGTGGTCGAGGATACGTGGAACTGGTGGAACACCTTCCGGTCGCATGCCGATTACAACCCAAACTTGAAGGTAGCCCTCGAGTTGACGGCCGATGTTCCGCGCAAGCCGGAAATGTACCGCTGGCTCGGTGAGCCCGTCGATGCGGTCGTCCTGCCGGCCAGCATTTTCCTCACGAACGTCCGGAACTATCCGGTGCTCTCGAAGGCGCACCAGTCGATCGTGACCATGCTGTATCGGACGTTCTTGTGTCACTTTATTGTGAAAGCCAATTCCTCCGATGGGCACCTGGCACACTACGTGGACTACATTAAACACATCGTGGAGACCAACTACGTCAGCGAACCGATGCAGGGGTACGACGATGTGCTGGAGATTCCGCTGCAACCACTGTACGACAATCTGGACAGCAACACGTACGAGATATTCGAACTCGATCCGGTAAAGTACATCCGCTACCAGGATGCGATCGAGCAGGCATTGCGGGATCGCGTTCCGGATGAGAAGGTGGCCGAGACCGAGGCGAAgccgaccatcatcatggtggtcggtggtggccgtggacCGTTGGTACGTGCGGCGCTGAATGCATCTGTGAAGGCAAAGCGGCCCGTAAAGGTGTACGTGATAGAGAAAAACCCAAACGCGATCGTTACACTAACGGCCCTGATCGAGGAGATGTGGAAAGACCGGAACGTCGAGCTGATTTCGACGGATATGCGCGAGTTTAGTCCACCGGAGAAAGCGGATATACTCGTATCGGAGTTACTGGGTTCGTTTGGGGACAATGAACTGTCGCCCGAGTGTCTCGATGGAGCACAGAAGCACCTCAAGGATGATGGTGTCAGCATTCCATGCAAATCTACCTCCTATCTCTGCCCCTGCATGTCGACGAAGGTTTACAACCAGGTGCGATCGCTCGAGCGTGTGGGCCATCTGAAAGATCGCGTCGTGTCTTCGCGACACATGGAGCAAATGTATGTGGCCTATCTGAAGAACGTGTACCACATTGCCGACCCGCAGGCACTGTTTGAGTTTGTGCATCCGAATCGATCcgtcgatccgatcgataACAGCCGCTACCGGGTGCTGCGTTTTAAGGCGAGCTTGGACTGTGTGCTGAACGGGTTCCAGGGACACTTTGACACGGTGCTGTACAAGGACATTCAGCTTAGCATACACCCGTTCACGCACGATGTCGGTTTGGTGTCGTGGTTCTCGATGTTCATTCCACTGACCGAACCGGTACAGGTGAAGGCCGGGGACGAGATCGTGATTCACATTTGGCGCTGCGTTGCCTCACACAAGGTGTGGTATGAGTGGAGCCTTGCTTCACCCACCGTCACGCACGTGCACAACATTAACGGGCGGGGACATCCGATTTGGAAGTAA
- the LOC126570424 gene encoding replication factor C subunit 3 yields MALWVDRYRPRELAKLDYHKTQANQLINLCSQGDFPHLMFYGPSGAGKKTRIICLLRELYGPGVERLRNEVMHFTTPSNKKIEIMTVSSNYHIEVNPSDVGIYDRVVITDMIKQIAQTQQIDPTGQRDFKTIVLSEVDELTKDAQHALRRTMEKYVATCRLVLCVNSTSRIIPAVKSRCLGIRVSAPTEEEIIGIMNTICKKEGLHIPPELAQRIAKKSERNLRRAILSLEACKVQQYPFTANQDVPDMDWQVYLRETANMIVQEQTPQRMEVVRERLYELLSQGIPPDIIFKGLVKILVQNCDMSLKAQTLCYAGLYDHRMQRGSKHIFHLEAFVAQFMSLYKKFLNQVATMDMDEF; encoded by the exons ATGGCACTGTGGGTCGATCGTTACCGTCCGCGGGAGCTGGCGAAGCTGGATTACCACAAAACGCAGGCCAACCAACTGATCAACCTCTGCTCGCAGGGAGACTTTCCGCACCTGATGTTCTACGGACCTTCCGGAGCCGGTAAGAAAACGCGAATCATCTGCCTACTCCGGGAGCTGTACGGTCCGGGTGTGGAGCGGTTACGGAATGAGGTGATGCACTTTACCACTCCGTCGAACAAGAAGATCGAGATTATGACCGTCAGCAGTAACTACCACATCGAGGTGAACCCGTCGGATGTTGGGATCTACGATCGCGTCGTCATAACGGACATGATCAAGCAGATCGCTCAAACGCAGCAAATCGATCCGACCGGTCAGCGAGACTTCAAGACGATCGTCCTCTCGGAGGTGGACGAACTGACGAAGGATGCGCAGCATGCGCTTCGTCGTACGATGGAAAAGTACGTAGCAACCTGCCGGCTGGTGCTGTGCGTAAACTCGACCTCACGCATCATACCGGCCGTGAAAAGCCGTTGCCTTGGTATCCGCGTGTCGGCGCCGACGGAAGAAGAAATTATTGGCATCATGAAT ACGATCTGCAAAAAGGAGGGTCTTCACATTCCGCCCGAGCTGGCCCAACGGATAGCGAAGAAATCGGAGCGTAATCTACGCCGTGCGATTCTCAGCCTGGAAGCTTGCAAAGTACAGCAGTATCCGTTCACCGCGAACCAGGATGTGCCGGATATGGACTGGCAGGTATATCTGCGCGAAACGGCCAATATGATCGTGCAGGAGCAAACGCCCCAGCGGATGGAAGTGGTGCGCGAGCGGCTGTATGAGCTGCTGTCACAGGGCATCCCGCCCGATATCATCTTTAAAGGGTTGGTGAAGATTCTGGTGCAAAACTGTGACATGAGCCTGAAAGCGCAAACCCTGTGCTACGCCGGTCTGTACGATCATCGGATGCAACGGGGCAGCAAGCATATATTCCATCTCGAAGCATTCGTGGCGCAGTTTATGTCGCTGTATAAGAAGTTTTTGAATCAAGTGGCCACCATGGATATGGATGAGTTTTAG
- the LOC126570425 gene encoding U3 small nucleolar RNA-associated protein 18 homolog: MSDDEELQKLVSSYISNVRAKFELDAKSTEPSESSGDEDAAEPEDGIKREVESDDAVSDAESTPSEEEEEKHVPTMDGLGKNKAADSSDEAEEKEIKKLDSDGPEAAADLAKAFNELEESDIQKPKTAKERELMSIVFGGKSEFVSQLTEQATERKVKRKRKQSQPSVEAQSSDEEDTKPVERSAVWQDSDDENDDDVNDPQVKRNKYVREQGKLTYERRRKKFEQIVGNPKWADLDRVQEPDSDEEILQTVGHVVKSQRSTGDLPKEMIELKVLRRLNRETKQEGPILSICFHPTSMVAMIAGKAGMVSIVAVDGVRNEKLHTIGLPKFNLVCAQLTPDGNEAIFGSKRRFYHVYNLISGQSDTLPIPYQENWSMRDFRISPSGQYLASIGLCGEVHLLSAKTKELLRSIQLRYTCTALAFTPDSRYLFCHTCDSEVYVYSLDKQCIVNVFYDDGCVNGSSIALCPNGQYVATGNEQGIANIYQLDATLQQKTPVPLKTIGNLTTSIGSLTFNATSELLAIASPVVKNAVRLVHVRSGTVFRNFPTQNSSLGCVTSVQFSPSGGYLAIGDQNSFVSLFRVKHYQNY; the protein is encoded by the coding sequence ATGTCCGACGATGAAGAGCTGCAAAAATTGGTTTCCAGCTATATCAGCAACGTGCGTGCCAAGTTCGAATTGGATGCCAAGTCGACTGAACCATCGGAGTCTTCCGGCGACGAAGACGCTGCTGAACCGGAAGATGGCATCAAGAGGGAGGTCGAGAGTGATGATGCGGTCAGCGATGCCGAAAGTACAccatcggaggaggaggaggagaaacatGTGCCAACGATGGACGGACTGGGCAAGAATAAGGCAGCGGATAGTTCTGACGAGGCCGAAGAGAAGGAGATAAAGAAACTGGACAGCGATGGACCGGAGGCGGCGGCAGACCTGGCGAAAGCATTCAACGAGCTGGAAGAGAGCGACATCCAGAAACCGAAAACGGCCAAAGAGCGTGAGCTGATGTCGATCGTTTTCGGTGGCAAATCGGAATTCGTGTCCCAGCTCACGGAACAAGCCACCGAACGGAAGGTCAAACGGAAACGCAAGCAGTCGCAACCGAGTGTGGAGGCGCAATCGAGCGACGAAGAAGACACTAAACCAGTTGAACGATCGGCCGTTTGGCAGGACTCggacgacgaaaacgatgacgacgtgaACGACCCACAGGTGAAGCGGAACAAGTACGTCCGCGAGCAGGGCAAGCTGACGTACGAGCGGCGAAGGAAAAAGTTCGAACAGATCGTCGGCAATCCCAAGTGGGCCGATCTGGACCGTGTACAGGAACCGGATTCGGATGAGGAGATCCTACAAACGGTCGGTCACGTGGTGAAAAGTCAGCGATCAACGGGTGACCTACCGAAAGAGATGATCGAGCTGAAGGTGCTGCGAAGATTGAATCGAGAAACAAAGCAGGAAGGTCCGATCCTCTCGATCTGCTTCCATCCGACGTCAATGGTGGCAATGATTGCTGGAAAAGCCGGCATGGTATCTATCGTGGCGGTCGATGGCGTACGCAACGAGAAGCTGCATACGATCGGTTTACCCAAGTTCAACCTCGTCTGCGCCCAGTTGACACCGGACGGTAATGAGGCGATCTTTGGCAGCAAGCGGCGGTTCTACCACGTGTACAATCTAATCAGTGGTCAGAGCGATACACTACCTATTCCGTACCAGGAGAACTGGTCGATGCGCGACTTTCGCATCTCGCCATCCGGCCAGTATCTGGCCTCGATCGGTTTGTGCGGCGAGGTGCATCTTCTCAGTGCGAAAACAAAGGAACTGCTGCGCTCGATCCAGCTACGGTACACTTGCACGGCACTCGCTTTTACGCCCGATTCTCGATACCTTTTCTGTCACACCTGCGATTCCGAGGTGTACGTTTACTCGCTCGACAAGCAGTGCATCGTGAACGTGTTCTACGACGATGGTTGCGTTAACGGTTCATCGATTGCACTCTGCCCGAACGGGCAGTACGTGGCCACGGGCAATGAACAGGGCATTGCAAACATCTATCAGCTTGATGCAACGCTACAGCAGAAGACTCCGGTACCTCTGAAGACGATCGGGAACTTGACGACTTCCATCGGAAGCCTCACATTCAATGCGACCTCGGAACTGTTGGCCATTGCGTCGCCGGTCGTCAAGAACGCGGTGCGGTTGGTTCACGTTCGCAGTGGAACGGTTTTCCGAAATTTCCCCACACAAAACTCAAGCCTGGGATGCGTGACGTCCGTTCAGTTCTCGCCCTCCGGAGGCTATTTGGCGATCGGTGATCAGAAcagcttcgtttcgttgtttagAGTTAAGCACTATCAGAACTACTGA
- the LOC126570416 gene encoding small integral membrane protein 4, whose translation MIIRKSARVKKLLDLWPGKRALGVYRFLPIFFGLGAALEFSMIHWRVGETNFYNTFKKRQAKDIVAERLRLNELEPIKD comes from the exons ATGATTATCCGGAAGAGCGCCAGGGTTAAGAAATTACTCGATCTATGGCCCGGTAAACGTGCACTCGGTGTGTACCGGTTTCTGCCGATTTTCTTCGGACTCGGAGCTGCCCTCGAGTTTTCCATGATTCACTGGCGTGTTGGAGAGACCAATTTCT ATAACACGTTCAAAAAGCGGCAAGCGAAGGATATCGTTGCGGAGAGACTCCGCTTGAATGAGCTAGAACCGATCAAAGATTAG
- the LOC126570415 gene encoding coiled-coil domain-containing protein 93, producing MATKNIFSKHLPNVKLATRIDADGNEIQVERREDEEQKRKEQDIIETLVGAGYYRAHIQGLSPFDKIVGGMTWCIEACDYDVDVDLLFHENLSIGQKIALTEKIVAVLPRMQCPFLIEPHQIQGLDFINIFPVVQWLVKRSVENRSKKADTLRKLAATQFQNHFTLGADHELQRLRAKQLDNLRAIEGKYPPKRAFKLRKAAGGGWIPVRPKDADDTADEEPGAGEDGTDGATQEEEEETVQLSEEREFDFEILFKSLAREHNLPTDLSETDHAALTRKYDEWKQQVANTSETAASLADRNQIKTILAAKLALAKKVDQAREEFAQLRATVTEEERRFQQTAERKESLEEEIKSLDNLEISEENQKILDHAKQLVLKNENMKKQETQFKESCKKELAELQAKIDKAETSTPDDDMVELQRQLDMEQERLKSLRLQLAKKNRAYVSINRQLDNIPDRTELAQYQRRFLELYNQVSAKHRETKQFYTLYNTLDDTKVYLEKEMSLLNSIYDNYASAMQKPQTREQFIQQFDSIVEGIRTTKASLRRKCDEERSKRDALNGQLQLLVEQQRKYAATVKQLTLECQRNEALMQHLKALKIASSAAGNPARPS from the exons ATGGCAACGAAAAACATCTTCTCCAAGCATCTGCCCAACGTGAAGTTGGCCACTAGGATCGACGCGGACGGAAACGAAATACAG GTTGAGCGCCGAGAGGATGAGGAGCAGAAGCGCAAGGAGCAGGATATCATCGAAACGCTCGTCGGAGCCGGCTACTATCGGGCGCACATCCAGGGCCTATCGCCGTTCGACAAGATCGTCGGTGGGATGACCTGGTGCATCGAGGCCTGCGACTACGACGTCGACGTTGACCTGCTATTCCACGAGAACCTTAGCATAGGCCAGAAAAT CGCACTGACGGAGAAGATTGTGGCCGTGCTTCCACGAATGCAGTGTCCGTTCCTGATCGAACCGCATCAAATTCAGGGACTGGACTTTATCAACATATTCCCGGTAGTGCAGTGGCTCGTGAAACGATCGGTGGAGAACCGCAGCAAAAAAGCCGATACCTTGCGCAAGCTAGCTGCCACGCAGTTCCAGAACCATTTTACGCTCGGTGCAGACCATGAATTGCAGCGTTTACGCGCCAAACAGCTGGACAATTTGCGTGCCATCGAAGGAAAGTATCCACCGAAGCGTGCCTTTAAATTGCGTAAAGCGGCCGGCGGTGGCTGGATACCGGTGCGACCCAAGGATGCAGACGATACGGCGGATGAGgaacccggtgccggtgaagaTGGAACCGATGGTGCGACacaagaggaggaagaagaaacggtTCAGCTGTCCGAGGAACGAGAG TTTGACTTCGAGATTTTGTTTAAAAGCTTAGCGCGTGAG CACAACCTTCCAACGGATCTATCGGAAACGGATCATGCAGCTTTAACGCGAAAGTACGATGAATGGAAGCAGCAAGTGGCCAACACGTCGGAAACGGCGGCATCGCTAGCCGACCGAAACCAGATCAAAACGATACTTGCTGCAAAGCTTGCTTTGGCAAAGAAAGTAGACCAGGCACGGGAAGAGTTTGCACAGTTGCGGGCAACGGTGACGGAAGAGGAGCGCCGCTTTCAGCAAACGGCTGAACGAAAGGAATCACTTGAGGAGGAGATAAAGAGTCTGGACAACTTGGAGATAAGCGAAGAGAACCAAAA GATTTTGGATCATGCCAAGCAGTTAGTGCtaaagaatgaaaatatgaaaaagcAGGAAACGCAATTCAAAGAGAGCTGCAAGAAGGAACTTGCAGAGCTACAAGCAAAGATTGA CAAGGCGGAAACATCTACACCAGATGACGACATGGTAGAACTACAACGACAGCTCGATATGGAGCAAGAACGTTTGAAATCGTTGCGGTTGCAGTTGGCCAAGAAAAACCGAGCCTACGTATCGATTAACCGCCAGCTGGATAACATACCAGATCGTACCGAGTTGGCCCAGTATCAGCGAAGATTCCTCGAGCTTTACAATCAAG TGAGTGCGAAACATCGGGAAACGAAGCAGTTCTACACGCTCTACAACACCCTGGACGATACGAAGGTGTACCTGGAGAAGGAAATGTCGCTGCTCAACTCCATCTACGACAACTACGCGAGCGCCATGCAGAAACCGCAAACACGTGAACAGTTTATTCAGcagttcgattcgatcgtcgaAGGCATACGAACGACCAAGGCTTCGCTACGCCGGAAGTGTGACGAGGAACGTTCGAAGCGGGATGCGCTGAATGgccagttgcagttgctggtGGAACAGCAGCGCAAGTACGCGGCGACTGTTAAGCAACTAACGCTTGAATGCCAGCGAAATGAAGCACTGATGCAGCATCTGAAGGCACTCAAGATTGCGTCGTCCGCCGCAGGAAATCCAGCCAGGCCTTCGTAA